CCATTGTTGGAAAAAAGGAAAGAGGCCTGTCCCGGATTTTCGATTCAAGATCGTAAATGCTCGTTAAAATGTCCATCTCAACAGTAGACATCCGCTTCCTAATCTCACTAAGAACTCTTTTATCGATCAAATCATCGATATACAGGATTGCAACCTTTGTTTTACTTCTTTTGCCGATGGTGTACTTCTCCAGACATAAGGAAGGTGTGTTAAGCCTTCTGCGGATTAAGGATATATTTGTCTTTAAATCCTCTACAAAACCATCCTTTGGTCCTCTAATGGACGTTTCAAGTGCGGATTCTTCCGGCTGGCGCTTAGGCAGGTCTGCAGCCTGGATGCTGAGCAGTTCCTCTTGAAACCGGAATAAGACATTTCCGCCTAAGAGTAAATCAATCACCTCTTCTAAAGGTTTGGATGTTACATCTGCCGCTTGAAAAAGTGCTGTAAGCTTCTCTTTAGGAGAACCTTCTGAATCAGTACCAATTTTCGGCAAGATATATTGGTCCAAGTATTGAATATCAATCAAGCTTTCCAAATAAACGATTTCAAAAGAGCCCATATCGGTCTTGTGTTCTTTACAGACTAAATCCTGACTGTTTTTTAGTTGTTCTTTAGCCTTTTCTATAAGACTTGGTTTATGAGGAGGATTCGAGTTTATTGTTCTTGCCATTTCGTTCATCCCTTTTCATGAAAAATAACAGAATTAACGCTGATGATAAGGTTTGGAACATAAAGAAAATCATGCTAGCCGGAAGAAAGTAAGCGAAAACGAAATGATAAAAAGAATAAGATTCTAGATTTAACATCATCAGACCCAATAAGGTTATATATAAGGCAACAATCAGCTTGGGGTTCAATTGGTAATGCTTCTTTTGATCTGTAAAAAACAGACCAATGAGATACATGAACAAGCCAATTCTAATCAAGGCACCACTCAGCCACTGATACAGTGCGAAAAAATCCAGATGAGAGATATACTCTCCAATGCTTAGAACACGCCATTGCTCATAGGCAGGATACCGGTAATGAACGGATTCAGCTGGTCCGAATTCCATTATCGATGCGGTAAGTGGACCTAAGATCAATCCGGTAAGAATAGTCAACATAATGAACAATTGCCTGAACTTGATGCGTTCCTGAGAAAATGGATGCAATAAAATCACAAGATATATTTCCAGAAGTCCGGATAAGGCATAAACGATCCCTTTGACAACAGGAAAATACCCATCAGCTAAAACCGGAAATAGCAAGGCAGGATCTTTTAAATCTGTGTTTGTCAGTGCGATGAATATTCCGAAAATCATGACAAGCGGCAATATGAATCCGCTGGCTATCGCCATATATTTGATTCCGGCAAGAGTGACCAACAAACAGGCAACGATCAACATCGCATTGATAAAGAAAAAAGAAGTGTCGGCCAGGAAGTATGCATTCAGCCAGATGATTAAATCCCTAAGAGTGATATAGGCGCTAGCAAATAAAAAGAAAATGACAGGGATGGAAAAAAGGATGGAAAAAGATTTCCCAAGTCTATTCCTGATCATCGAAAAGAAGCCGTCATGTGGACTTTTTTTGACAATGAAATAAATCAGCCAAAGAAAAACAAGAGAGATAGGATAGGCCAAGAGAACACTTAGCCAGCTGTCCCGTCCAGCTGCTGATAACAGGTTCGGGATCAGAATGACGTGATTGAGCAACCCGGTTGAAAGTAAAAGCAATAAAAATAACTGTCTAGGTATCAGGATCTTTATCAAGCTGTCCAAATTATCACCAATTCTTAAAAGGATAGACTTTATTATCACCATACGATAGAAAATTATTATGCTTGTTATTTCTTTCCCAATTAAATAAGCCCAGTTTCCCATTCTTTTTAGACTCTTAGAACAATAATCTTTAATGATGGCCTCTTTTAAAATATCTGCTGACAAAAGGGCCTGAAGAAGAAAAGGGAGGGGTATGGGTTTGCGAAGGAGTAAGAGAATAATGTCATTATTGATGGTTTTATTGCTGAT
This window of the Mesobacillus jeotgali genome carries:
- a CDS encoding endospore germination permease gives rise to the protein MDSLIKILIPRQLFLLLLLSTGLLNHVILIPNLLSAAGRDSWLSVLLAYPISLVFLWLIYFIVKKSPHDGFFSMIRNRLGKSFSILFSIPVIFFLFASAYITLRDLIIWLNAYFLADTSFFFINAMLIVACLLVTLAGIKYMAIASGFILPLVMIFGIFIALTNTDLKDPALLFPVLADGYFPVVKGIVYALSGLLEIYLVILLHPFSQERIKFRQLFIMLTILTGLILGPLTASIMEFGPAESVHYRYPAYEQWRVLSIGEYISHLDFFALYQWLSGALIRIGLFMYLIGLFFTDQKKHYQLNPKLIVALYITLLGLMMLNLESYSFYHFVFAYFLPASMIFFMFQTLSSALILLFFMKRDERNGKNNKLESSS